The stretch of DNA TGTGCTTAGTTCTAGTTAGCCCTTTTCTTGGCAAAGGAGAGGATGTTAGGATAcatgagaacagaatcagtgagaTAAAATCAGAGGGTAATGATGTTATTCTACATTTTAGGAACACTCAGAACTTACACTTCTGAGGCATGGAAACTTTGAAGTAAACATGTTTAATGATCTCACTCATTCGAACATAGCAAAAGCGACATAAATAAAACATCTGTGTGCGCATGTGTAATCAATCACCAATCTGTGGGATATCTGCACCTGACACGAAAGCTATACCTGCAAATAGCCTTACGAATGGTAGAGATAAAACCAAATTACTGAGGACAAATACTAATGACCTCACACCTCGGCACCTGAAGAAAGGGTAGGCAACCACGAATCTAAAAATGAGACCTTTACTAAAGAAAACAGTAACGGTACCAAGAAGAGGCCCAATGATAAACAAGATCCAGTCTTTGAACCCTACTGCGACAGAGAGGAGAGTGGAGGAAATAGCTGGAGTTGGATCCAAGACAACAAACAGCCTTCTCACGGGACCAAATGCCACGCCTTCCCAGACGGAGAGGACCCGAGGGAAGAAAAATCATCAAAGCCCTACCGTCCAATTGCAGGCCCGGAAGGCAGGAAGAGCAACAGAGCCAAGAAAAGGCAGAGGCCAGTAAGCAAGAACATCAAGGAGCGGAACAATGCCGTGATCAAGATCTCGCCGAGCTCAGAAACGAGAAAAGGACTGGTACAGAAGAGAGTATCAACGGGGATGGCAAACCTTGATCCTTGTGGCCTCTGCGGCGAAGGCGAGAGCAGCAGAGAGAAGGCCAAGAAAGCCCGCGGCTGCGCAGAAAATCATCACCCTCTTCTCCATCCGGCgaactcgctctctctctctcactctcgctctctctctctctctctcctcccactCTCGGACCGACTTTTGAGTCCACTGTTTGCCTCGGGCAATGATTTAACGAAGTAATTTTACACATATATCCTTGCAAGTTCAAAATAACGTATTTACCcttatatattataattgagTGCAACTATCTATCCAAGTACTATGATTTTACACATAAAATGCATGATTAGTTCTGACTATGATTGAAAACATAAGctataataataaaacaatgtaTTATATTcttgatataataataataataataatcatcatcatcattattttttttaaacaatAACTAATATCAACTAAAATTTCAATGAATAGTCAAATAACAGTTAACTAATTAGTAGGGTGGGATAGATTTGTTTTAAATTAtgcaaaatgtaaattaaaaGATTTATGCATGTGAAAATTTACTGAATGGTAGGGATATATATGGAAAGAGGTTTGCCTCTAATAAAATCATGGACTAAGTGGGTAAAGCATATAACTAATCTTTCAAACTCGGAAATAAAATTTCGATCGAACATTTTTTGTTtacctttccttctttttttttgtgttttaacCCAAAACACGCCTCAAAATTGATGGCACGACAACATACTATTGACAATTTTTCGGTCCAACGAGAATGGCAATAATAAATCATCCCATTCgctgcaaattaaatcataaatcttATGATTACTGTCGCACCCGTTCCAGAAGGAGTTCAATTTTCCATCCAAATCACAATAACTCAGCAACTAATAATAAGATTCAAAATCTATGTTGAAGGCAGTCGCATGATGATATCAATCAgttatttcttttcttccttttctgcctccgctgccttcTTCATCCTCACACCGACCTGCCGTTCGTTCATCCTCTCAACGCGAAGCTTGGCATACGCCTTGAATGATTTCATCTCATCCGTAACCTTGACGAGCTCAACCGAAGGCTGCTCGCGCACGATGGGGAGGTATGGTCCTTGGACCTGAGTGGCTGTTGCAAGTTCCTCCGGAGAAGAATCTCCAGCCTGAGAACATGAACAATAATGGAATAAGAGGGATTGTTAAACTAGTGAAAGCTTAAGCATAGCCAGCAGTCTCGGCAGAGTTTGCAGCACTTGCCTTGAATTTGCGGGTTCGCCTTGGGAAGATGACGAGCTTGGCTTTGTACGTCTTCAACCTTTGGACATTGGCTTGCAGACCCTCGAGAGATCGATTCTTTCGCCTATGATCAACAGCAATGCCAATTGTTGGAGCAAGTTTCTTTGGAATTCCAGCTGCCTGCATTTGCAAAACAAACAACAGTTATTTGACAAGATGTACATATACATCCAGAAAGAATAAATACTATATGGTGCAAAATTTCTGGAATAATACATTCTGATTGTCATGCAGCAAGATTATGAGTTTAAACATTGAAATTAAATTCCGTGCCAACTCAATGCCCCAGATCATGCCAAAGCTGGCATGAATATGAGACGGAAGGTTTCAAAAGATGCACCAGATTTTATATGAATGTAAAGCTCATCTTTTATCCATAGTCCCAAGCCACAGGACTCCatcaaatcaagaaaattttcatttattttcacTACTTCTAGAAGAAACAtaactaagaaacaaaattcttttAAAAACAATCTTTACAACTGTACCAGTTGGAGTAAATTTCACATGCAAAGAATCTTTGCAAGTTTTACGCTGTTTGATCAAATATAATATTGCCGAAGGTATAGCATAAAAAGGTCCTTCCGATTATCCCAAGATTCTCGCtcaacaaataaataaaagaagacTATCTTAACAGGAAGATGAAGAATCTTAAATTTGACAAGAAATTTTAAGAGAATGGTAGTAACCATTACCTCTCATAACGTACTTGCTCCAAAAAATGTCTTTATTGGAGAACAgagaatgaaaagaaaatttccGCACAAAAATGTTTTGCACCTATCAACATCTTGCTGTATATCATAACCGCAAACTAGAGAGACGGGATCCTTGACTTAAGTCACATGCTTTTTCAAGAACGTTGACCTTCAAACGGTGTATTCATTATTGTTCATAGGAAAGATCATGAGTATCAATAAGATCCTATCAGCAATCTTGTGATCAATGGCTAACAGGAATCTTAACAAGGTGACAGACCAATTTCTCGATACCATAACATGTTCGATGATAATATTCTGATGTCACTCCTGATAAGATTTTCAATACTTTTATTCTCATCCAATCAACCAAATATGTTTTTGGCCCCTATGGACCTGCTAATAATCACAAAACATATCCTAAGTAGCCAAAAGCACTACTAACCATTTCCAGATCAATCTTCACgtaaagattataaaaaaatgtaAAGGAACTAATGACCATATAGTAACTactagatttcttgcaaatagCAGTGATAATTGCAGACCAAAACCTCAAACTAATCAACCCTTTATAATCTTGAAAATTAAGGCTTTTATATAAACATTAATTTTGATGACCTCCTAAAATTGAAAATTAAGGCCTTTATCTATAATTAATCCTTATTCCATACACTCTCTTCTATAAGCCTCAAGCTAGTCTGTTCCATGACAGCCGATGTATCATCTCTCCACTATCCACACAAACATATGTCAAATGAATAGCAACCAAGAAACATAGGCACACAACACAGAAAACCAAAAATAGGATTAACGCATGAAAAGAAAGAACCAAAATTGTTACCTTCAGTTCCTCGAGAGTAAAACCCCTGCCAGATCTAGATTTCATGTTGTACTTGAGCGTCTGACATTGGACAATGGGACGGAGTGGCCCAGCAGTTGGACGTGGGAAAATCTTCACAGCCTTCTTCTGCCGAGCTGACTCGCAATAGTGATGGCATCATTACCAGCAACATAGAGGGTAATAAAGATAGAACGAGGAACAAGAAGTTCAAGAGAATGCCTCCAATCTCAAGGACTGAAATCTACCTACAGCAATAGAAGAAAGATACTAACAGTAAGGAAAGATGCTCACCAATACGTCTCCTTGTCTTGCGCGCAGGCTGGTTGAACCAAGTCTTCACATAATTCTGCCAGTGCTTCTTAAAATGCCCATTTGGCACGACATTGTTATGCTTAACCATGGCTCAACACCTCTATTCAACACAGAAACTAGAACGACGGATCTAATTAACCCTAACTCAACAGTATCTAAACGCTTAgatcaaatgaaatttcaaagcATATGTAAACAAATCTCTCGATCAAGACAAATAGGGCCAAAAAACAGCCTCATATCTAACTTCTAGTGTATGAATTCTTAGTATGATTCGTCCCAACCCAAAAGAAAAGCACAGATAGATTTCGATGTCAGCGGCGATCGTTAGAGAGAGGCTTACCTTTTCGCCTTCGGCTCCGCCGCAAGGAGTCGCAACTACGCGATAACTGGAGACGCTCTCGCGCGAGGGTTTTATGGTGAAATGGGAGAAGATCCGGAGAACCCTAAATTGGACGGCCGGGATTGTCGGATTAGTGATGGAGACGCGTGTTGAGCTATGTTCGTATTGGGGCTCATATTAGCGGTGATTAGCTCCGCAATTTGGGTTCGGTTCGATCGAATCTCACCTGCCGGACCTGTAATTTTGGGATTTGGTTCGGCCTCGAAAATATCCCAACCCGATGACTATTTCAGACCGGCCAACGTCGATCGATGGTGAAGATAACGATTTCAAACGGAACCCACGATGGACCAATCCGGTCCATCTCGATCAGGTTGGGTTTGACCAGCTTAGACCGGGGAGAAAGAGGACGGTTAATGTATGAAAATAATTCAATCTTCCCCAaaccaagaaaagaaaaggatgagATAAAATTTTTGaggactaattataaattattcattCTAATTAGTTACCCTTAGTATTTTGatccctatatttttaaaaattatattaaaatttatatatttatgaaagtgaaatattataCGTGCTCGATGGTAAACCGAAATGAGGTAGAGTCAGCACAGCACGTACTCAATGATAAATCTTATAGTATTTTCGTTAATAGAGTCGACAACgtaaaaaaaaaatgagattaaatatttcactttccatctcaatataacttttaaaattataGGGATCGAGATTTTGTTAATTACatttgataatttataattaatctatttttcatgacaaaataataatttaaaattttaaaaatatagggaTCGAGATTTTGTTAATTACGtttgataatttataattagtctatttttcatgacaaaataataatttaaataaattatcatGATGAACAGAAAATCCCTACTATTTTCTTTCCTAATTCTTGACCTCTTGATTGTTTGTACAAAACGCTAATGAAAGTGGACAAATTCTTGCAAAAAAGGATTCAATGCAAATAATTTAAATGAATTATTGTTGAATTTTGTTTTTATTGGAAGGTAGATTAGATTGAGAAAAGGCATGCTTAATAAGCTAAAGTCAAGTTCTTTAATCCCAACTCTACTTGTTCATCGCATGTCAGGATTTAGGGCTCCACTTAAATCTTCAAGTTAATGATCTCCTATACTCATCTCCACacttatttttcttctctttgagaaATCCTTGGGATTGAAATGGCATGCTTTCAGCATGATCTAAAGCCACCTCAAGTGTACTGCTTTCAGGACAATTAAGAGAGAACAGTATTACCCAAAGAACTACTTCATTTGTTTCAGACATTTGGATCAACAAAAAGTTCTTGCATGCAGCTTCCACGTATGGTTCGGTGGAAGAAAATAACAACAGCAGATGATAGCTGGGAAGTTATACTCCACCATGGCGATGACGAACTGAGACTTGACAGGCACTCAAGAAGCAAGAACATCCAACAGCCATTCAGAGGCAGCTTCCACAGATCGAAGTGCTTCTGTTTCGATCATATGCAGAGATGAGGATTAGAGATGCCATGTTATAACAAGAACTGAAAATTTACAACAAAGCGTAGACAATAAGATTTAGAAAGAAGTAATAATCACAACTCGGAAAACATACTCACCATTAGGCAACCtggaagaggaggcagagaacATGTTTGATTGGATGTATCCTCTTCTACCGATAATGTTGCTTCTCCCATGCATACCCAATCTAATTGCTTGAAATAAAGACATCATACAGTACACTAGCTTAAACTTGTCTTTTGCAACCACTCGACGCAAACGTGAAGAGTTCCAAAGTCCACATCTTGCTGCACTTGATATCCTTAAGATATTTGTTTCTGTTTGCTTGTGCAAAGGTAAGTAGAATCCCAACTGTCCACAATCAAGATTTCCACCCAACTAAAAGTAGCCAAGTTAACAGTTTATCTTTCATTGagctaaattttgatgataatatcTGATAAGATTATTTAGTCCGAGAGGAGTATTAGAACCAAAGGCTCATAATCACGTTCGGCTAAAGTTCCAAACAAAGGTAGAATCGaatcatttttttattaaaataaaatactttgAACGCCAATTAATCAGttaattgatttataattttaaataactttaaaatatttttttttcaaatgaattAATTCGATTCAAATCAATGGAATTAGAATCTTGGTCTAATTGGGTCCACAAGATTTATAAAATTGAACTCATGTTGtttttaaaatttgatctttAGACTGATTTGATAAATCGATTTGAACCGACTAAAATTGGACTAATATCTCTTAAGTTAAAACTATTCTGTTGTTTTGTCTTGGTAATAATTAACATCTGCAACAGGTTCTACtgaaaaatttaaaaacaaaaaaaaatataattaacataCTAAGAACTTCTGGAGAAAACAAGGAGTTTCTGAGAGAAAAGAATCATGCAATGCAAATATTACTCGAATGAatctttacagaattttcttctTCGAGGTCTCAGAACTGGGAGCAATACGCTAACAGGAAGCACCAACCTGAGCCTTCTCTCTATAGAATATCCCAAGAGGTACTACTATTCAGAAAATTGTTCTCTCAGACTATAACCAATCCTACGTCTATCATGTAGCAAAAACCAGCGTAATTAATTCACTTCATGGACATGATACAAACCGGTCGAATGAGAATCTCCTATAGGATCCTCTGGACATAAACGACCAAAAGTGTTCCGAGGGGGAGGCTGGTGCTCAAGAGATGCCATCTGAATCCGTGTGTTGACTGAAAACTGATTTAGAATAGTATGGTTTTTAGGACGAGGAGGACAAGCATGATGAAACACAATATAACGAGCACGGTAGCACACATGACCATTCCCCCTTTCCTCTGTGTTCGCTCCGCCTACAGATATACAAACCAAATAGAAAGTTAGTTAGACGAAAGGTTGGTTACATACGGAGTTCCAGTGATATCCAGTACGGTAGAGCATGACCATTCGCCTTCAAAATGTTCAAACCTGTATTCGCTGAGTAAGATCTCTCCAAGTTTAAAGCAATGCAGATATATAAGTGGAACTTCAAGATCATTGATTTGCTAAGCATGCATAAGCTAGTTCTAACATCATTGTCATTCTTTAGGCTAGCAAAACAGCGATCTAAAGGGCTCGCATGAAGAACCTGTCCAATGAATTAATCAAGAAAAGCCGCATGTTACAACCAAATAAAGATCCCTGTCTTGCAAATTCTTAAACATGGTACCCCTATGCGAAGGTTTAAAGTATTAAAAAGATTATAATAAAGTGCATGATTAATGGTTCTATATACTATTTCTTTGGGAAAAACATAAATCTTTTTTTCTATTAGGAACCAAAAGGCTGTATTCTACAAGTGCTAGCCAATTTATAAAAGGTGGTGTATAGACATAAataagatcaaaacttgaaaagtGCAGATGAATGAAGCCAATAAAAATGGCAACCCAACCAAGCGTTCAACAAAGGTACAGCATTAAAACCCCAACTAGTTGGGGCCAGCCAAAAACACATGCTCATACTGTCAGTGAAAGTTTTGACCATGTTGCCAGCTAACATACTACTGTCGGCCAAAATACCAATCAGCCAAGGACAATAGCACAAACACAGAAATGTTCCAGCTATACCAAATTTGAACGTGTAAATGGTGCATCCAGGGTGTTATTTATATGGTCTCAGCGACCCACATGAACGAAAAGAATATTGTTCATCTAGCTATCAGCCATCCATCCAAAAAATTGCTTGATTACTTTTACAAAGTTACAAGCAGGAAAAGACGGGTAGCTGTAGCATGACTAACTCGCACATTCTAGATAACTTAGGAGTGTAGATAATAAAAATTGCAGAAATATGAATGGAATAAAGAGGAAGGGAAGACAGAACCTTCTCTAACTGTTTACGGCCCTCTTCTACTGAACTTGCAACATTCTGTACATTGTAATCGATCCGGTCAACTATGGTTCCCTGCTTGCATCACATGCATCAGAAAGTATCCACATGGCATCAGTAAGAAACCCAGAATTCTCTGATGGTTAAAAGTGTACCTGATCTATCACAAGGACTGAGAGATCCTTCATGATCTGAGCAAGCTCATTCACTGATTCTACAACCTATGAACAAGAAATTTCAATGATGCAGCTAATGAGAAGGGTACataacatgatatatatatatatatatatatatatatatatatatatatatatatatatatatatatatatatatatatatatatatccaagccATGAATAGAGCACATGAGCATCAAGGCCACTAACAAACTAAATATTCCAAGTTAGTATTACCTGTAcaatctccctctccctctctcttgtgAATGCCTCACTTCTCTTTAGTGTAGACAATTGAACCTCATCAAAACCCTATAGAAAGTATAAAAGGAATAAAGACCAGGAAAAAGGGTCCAAAACTATAAATAGTGCACAGAAACCAAAAAGTGTTGATAGATCGGCTGAAACAATCTCATGATCAGGCACAAAAAGAAAGAGCCCCTCTTTTCATGTTGCTATGAGAATTTTTTCTAAAAGACATCAAGAAATTGACCTAAATAAGTGTTCACATTCCACTATAGGCAAATCCATTCTGGGGTCCTGATAAAACTGCCAAATGAAATCAGTAAAAGAGAAATAAGTACCACATTATGAAAGTCATCTTCCATCTCATGTCTGATCCCATTGCGATTCATTTCCAAATCAACACCATCTTGCCCCTAAGAAATCAAAGATAGCATCAGCACTTCCTTACACTTAAGAACCCCACAAAAACCAATTGACATGCATAAACATGATCTGAGATCAGAGTACCTCCTGCTGCTGCCGAAGACGCTTTAAATAAAAAGACTGTTTCTTTCGGAACTCCATTGAAAGGTTTTGGAGGTCAGTTGCAAGAGACCGCTGCACGAGCAACACCCAATGTCCTATGTAAGTATCCAATAAAAAGGGAGCAAGGGGACATTGTTATAACAGCAACGCAGTTAACAAAGTGCCTCGGTATTAGTTTGATGTTGAGCTTCtcatctctcaatctaaatggttTACAGTCAATTAAATGTGACCATGTAAACAAAGTAGCACTATGGAATCAGAATTTTGATTCTACAATAGTGTGCATATGAGCTTGCAAAGGACGATTGGCAGAGGTTGTCAATAAtcacaaaaagaaatataacagaGAACAACATCACACCTGAACATTTTTCCGGACATTTGAATCTTCAGTAGGGTCACCAGAAGAAAGTTTCTGCAGTCTCTTTTCTGATCTCTTCAATAGATCAGTTATTTCATGAGTAAGAAGCTCAATGACATGTTGATCCTCCTTACCATCTCCAAAGGAAGGCATTAAGGATTTTGCATGGGCCTTAACTAACTCTGACATTTTTGTCCGAGCACATTGCATGTTTGCAGCTATTTCTTCAGAAACATCCACCCAAGCTGGAGGTAAACCAACCATAGTTGCACCTGTACTGCAATGAGCTAACACAAAGTTTAATTGGTTCAAGGCATTTTGAATATCACCAGAATTGTTGACTGAACATTGCCAAATATAATTGCATCAATTTCAGCTTTACAGCAACAATTCTACAAGTTTGTCAAGGTAAAAAGTAGAAGACTGGCAAAGTAATGGAAAGGAATGGCATATACATGATTTTGCTTGACTCTCAAGAAACTCCAAATAGTTCATTTCATATAGACAGTAGCCTAAATCTTGAAAGGGATTATCTAATATTAGAAAGCAAAGAATAAACTATAAACGTGATCATTCCCACAAACAAAAGTTTAGAGAAAAGCATTACATCAGTATGGACTAGATGAGAATTTCTGAGTGCAAACATGTTAGGCCACCCATTTATTCAAATTTGTCATAATGTCGACTTCAAGCTTTAAGCACAATGCATGCGGCAGAAGAAAATAAAGGGTTACAGAATACCCTAACACAATAGCAGATACATAGTTGACTATATAATCTAATTTTGTTATATAACATTTTTGACATGAATGAGTGCTTATAGAAGAGATTACGAATTTCATAAATTTATGATTTCTACTCGGCACTGTAATTATGAAATTATAAGATGCATGATTTCTCCTCCATTTACATAAATTTAATGCACCAGATGCTAAACTCAACATAAATGCTGATAAACACAAGAACGTTCTAAGAAGGCACTAGTAAGTTAAGAGTCTGATTTCAATATGTTGCTAGAGTCACCCAGGCATTCATGGATTGGCTTGTACATGAAGggataaaattaaattaattctATTTCAGAAGCTCATACGGGATGCGTATGTATTAATGAAATGTATAATTTCCTTCCTACAAGAAACACTAGTCCTCAACAACACCTGAAAAGGTTTATAGATGGTTTATGCACTTGTTTATGTTTAAAATCCATAATAACAAACTTAGGAAATCCATCCTCACCATGACCAACAAATATTGGTTTGATTAAAAGATACTACTGCTCATATCCCTTGTCAGAACACATATCACCAATGCTACATTAACTAAATTATAGTCACCACAATAAACTATGTATATACATGATATATTGCAGGATGGTTTTAGGCCCTTGTATACCAGTCAGGATCACCATGAGATGCAATTTTGAGACAAGAATGCTACCACATTCCTCAGGAAACCTTTGGCATCCAAACGTCTTTTATCTTCAGAACAGAAACTCTCATCTCTTTTGGATGCATTTCTTGCAAGAATTCCGGTCATAGTTCCTAGGTCTAGGCTCCAATCAGTTGAGCTACAAATTAACGTCATGTCCGCATTTTGAGTATGATAAGGATGCCAATTGCAATAAACTAAATGATCCACCACCGATCCCTACACATTATTGCTCCTCCTCGATGATAATCACTCTCCAGAACAAGGACGACATCGCCCCGACAAGACAATAGATGTTAAAAGAACGTACTTCCCATAGGAATTCTGAATGAAATATGAATCCAATCAACACTAAGAAATTCAGCATATAGGCAATACGGTTTCGACACGAAGAGAGGTGATTCCTAAGTCTTAATCAGAGATAATGGAAACAGATGAACCTAATGAAGAAGGGAGAAGGAGATCGGACCTCGAACCACCGGGATCTTCCGTGCTGAGCGGAGCGTAGGACCGATCGGGGCGGAGAAGCGAGGCGCTCACGAGCTCGATCACCGGTCCGCCCCCGGAGTAGGAGGTCGACGGGCCGGAGTGGGAGGAAGGGGAAGGGACCCGTACGTTGCGGAGGGCGTCGCGGTACTTCCTGTATATGGGCGTACGGTTCCTCGTCGCCATGGCGAGGAGATCTccgagacgaggaggaggaggaggaaagacgAGAAACGGAAAGACGGTACGCGGTGGTTTAGAATGAGACCGAGAATGAGATGGGGAGGGAACAGCTGCGTGGGTTTTGATGCAGTCGCAACGGGTTCGCTTTGGCCCACCAAGCGAAGGCCCAAATGGGCCCATCCCCATCATGGACAGCAGATATTAGCCCACATAAGATGTGTGTGCCGACTCTCCCCTCATTTCCCACTTCGATTCCTCCGTGTCGCAGACTCCACCAGCGGGAAGCGAAGCGGCCAACAAGATCCAGTCGGCGACGTTCCTCCCCGGCCTCGAAAGGTGTCGTCGTCTCATCCTCCTCATCTTCCTTTACTGGTTTCACGAATCCTCTTCTGCCTCGATCAGATCAAATCGTTGTGCTTCGTGGTCCTTTATCCCTATCGATCCTTCTCGGATGGATTTTATTGACCTAAGACATTGAATTCTCGTTTAGTGGTTCGGCTCGCAGCGCAAGAATCATCATCTCGGTTCTACCTTGAGCGATTTGGTGTGCGCTTCGTTGGCTGATTGAATCCTCGTCCACTTCGTCTTTCCTCCGCTGATTTCAAGAATCCCCTTCTGCTTTTCGAGCAGATCGAATCGTTTTGTCGAATGATACGGAAGACGATCATTCTTCGACAAAACTACGTAGTTTTGTACTGATTGATCGTAGGCGAATCCGATGTCTTCTTTAAGACAATCATttctcgaagaagaagaagaatattcGTCTGCAATTGGTGGATGTGGACTTGTACGGTTCGTCCTGCAGAAGAACGGACGGAAACACGGTGCAGAAGTAGTATATCTGGAGATGGATCGTCATCAACTTGCGCGAATAAGGACAGACTGTTAAGCTTAGTGGGTTAATTACGTATTATCTAcgtcatttttaatattttttaatatttttaaaagttatattgagattcttatatttattaaagtaaaatatttaacattctaataattttttaaaaaaaattaatcttataaaattaactttaaaattttaaatttttatttttataagtataaagatcctaatataatttttaaaaatataatatttaagatactaaagaaaattaattatagagaataatatgtaattactGTAGCT from Musa acuminata AAA Group cultivar baxijiao chromosome BXJ2-11, Cavendish_Baxijiao_AAA, whole genome shotgun sequence encodes:
- the LOC135586011 gene encoding syntaxin-43-like isoform X1, with amino-acid sequence MMGMGPFGPSLGGPKRTRCDCIKTHAAVPSPSHSRSHSKPPRTVFPFLVFPPPPPRLGDLLAMATRNRTPIYRKYRDALRNVRVPSPSSHSGPSTSYSGGGPVIELVSASLLRPDRSYAPLSTEDPGGSSTGATMVGLPPAWVDVSEEIAANMQCARTKMSELVKAHAKSLMPSFGDGKEDQHVIELLTHEITDLLKRSEKRLQKLSSGDPTEDSNVRKNVQRSLATDLQNLSMEFRKKQSFYLKRLRQQQEGQDGVDLEMNRNGIRHEMEDDFHNVGFDEVQLSTLKRSEAFTREREREIVQVVESVNELAQIMKDLSVLVIDQGTIVDRIDYNVQNVASSVEEGRKQLEKAERTQRKGGMVMCATVLVILCFIMLVLLVLKTILF
- the LOC135586011 gene encoding syntaxin-43-like isoform X2 gives rise to the protein MVGLPPAWVDVSEEIAANMQCARTKMSELVKAHAKSLMPSFGDGKEDQHVIELLTHEITDLLKRSEKRLQKLSSGDPTEDSNVRKNVQRSLATDLQNLSMEFRKKQSFYLKRLRQQQEGQDGVDLEMNRNGIRHEMEDDFHNVGFDEVQLSTLKRSEAFTREREREIVQVVESVNELAQIMKDLSVLVIDQGTIVDRIDYNVQNVASSVEEGRKQLEKAERTQRKGGMVMCATVLVILCFIMLVLLVLKTILF
- the LOC103970672 gene encoding large ribosomal subunit protein eL13z → MVKHNNVVPNGHFKKHWQNYVKTWFNQPARKTRRRIARQKKAVKIFPRPTAGPLRPIVQCQTLKYNMKSRSGRGFTLEELKAAGIPKKLAPTIGIAVDHRRKNRSLEGLQANVQRLKTYKAKLVIFPRRTRKFKAGDSSPEELATATQVQGPYLPIVREQPSVELVKVTDEMKSFKAYAKLRVERMNERQVGVRMKKAAEAEKEEKK